Proteins encoded by one window of Bradyrhizobium sp. B097:
- a CDS encoding alpha/beta fold hydrolase: MDAVAPTNTMLTNPAAVRKFIDTGGQSLWSGLKNYIGDLTQNRGMPSMVDMNAFKVGENLATTPGAVIFRNELIELIQYTPTTPTVRKRPLLITPPQINKYYALDLSPDKSMVRFLLESGFQVFAVSWRNPTAAHRDWGLDTYVAALDEAVDAAREISGSEDISMMGSCSGGITSTAYFATLGSAAEKKIKNLVLAVCLLDPNSAEESTFGCLMTPETMRAAKATSQLRGIVDGHDLARMFAWMRPNDLIWNYWVNNYLLGNQPPAFDILYWNADTTRLPAALHGDYLDLYFSNPFVNAGKLTLNDKTIDMSKVKADSYVVAGVTDHITPWKGVYKTAQIMGEGTTFVLSNSGHLQSLLNPPSNPKASFMIGPISKDKPDAFMASAEKRKGSWWLDWRDWLQARSGDEVAAPASLGSARYPSLGAAPGTYVFD, from the coding sequence ATCGATGCGGTCGCGCCGACCAACACCATGCTCACCAACCCGGCGGCGGTCCGCAAGTTCATCGACACCGGCGGACAGAGCCTGTGGAGCGGCCTGAAGAACTACATCGGCGACCTGACGCAGAATCGCGGCATGCCGTCGATGGTGGACATGAACGCGTTCAAGGTCGGCGAGAACCTTGCCACCACGCCGGGCGCAGTGATCTTCCGCAACGAGCTGATCGAGTTGATCCAGTACACCCCGACGACGCCGACGGTCAGGAAGCGGCCGCTTTTGATCACGCCGCCGCAGATCAACAAGTATTACGCGCTCGACCTGTCGCCGGACAAGAGCATGGTGCGCTTCCTGCTCGAGAGCGGTTTTCAGGTCTTTGCCGTGAGCTGGCGCAACCCGACGGCGGCGCACCGCGACTGGGGGCTCGACACCTATGTCGCCGCGCTCGACGAGGCGGTCGACGCGGCGCGCGAGATTTCCGGCAGCGAGGACATCTCGATGATGGGATCCTGCTCCGGCGGCATCACCTCGACAGCCTATTTCGCGACGCTCGGCAGCGCCGCCGAGAAGAAGATCAAGAACCTGGTGCTGGCGGTCTGCCTGCTCGATCCCAACTCGGCCGAGGAAAGCACGTTCGGCTGCCTGATGACGCCGGAGACCATGCGGGCGGCCAAGGCGACCTCGCAACTGCGCGGCATCGTCGATGGCCACGATTTGGCGCGGATGTTCGCCTGGATGCGACCTAACGATCTGATCTGGAACTACTGGGTCAACAATTATCTGCTCGGCAACCAGCCGCCGGCGTTCGACATCCTGTACTGGAACGCCGACACGACCCGCCTGCCGGCGGCGCTGCACGGCGACTATCTCGATCTCTATTTCTCCAACCCATTCGTCAACGCCGGCAAGCTGACGCTCAACGACAAGACCATCGACATGAGCAAGGTCAAGGCCGACAGCTACGTCGTCGCAGGGGTGACCGACCACATCACGCCGTGGAAGGGCGTCTACAAGACCGCGCAGATCATGGGCGAGGGCACCACTTTCGTGCTGTCGAACAGCGGGCACCTGCAGAGCCTGCTCAATCCGCCGAGCAATCCGAAGGCGTCCTTCATGATCGGGCCGATCTCCAAGGACAAGCCCGATGCGTTCATGGCCTCGGCCGAGAAGCGCAAGGGCAGCTGGTGGCTCGACTGGCGCGACTGGCTGCAGGCGCGCTCGGGCGACGAGGTGGCGGCGCCCGCCTCGCTCGGCAGCGCGCGCTATCCATCCCTTGGCGCGGCACCGGGGACCTACGTCTTTGACTGA
- the phaZ gene encoding poly(3-hydroxyalkanoate) depolymerase: protein MTDDLTSADEAGPAAVAQRGTIETRQIAIDGQLLQVAIRHGDGSGPPLLLFNGIGANWELAKPFLDALTGTSAIIFDVPGVGGSPRPAWPYRPSTLARLAAGLVAELGYAEVDVAGVSWGGGIAQQFAHQFPKRCRRLVLAATAPGFTMVPASPSVLWKMATPRRYTDKGYMKTIAADIYGGAFRDDPSLIGRHAAAMHGARSMGYLYQLLAMTGWTSLPWLWSLPQPTLILMGSDDPLVPPVNGQIMASLIPNAELRLIDDGHLFMVTRPKETADLIEAFLADESRQAVSSSLLARTTSYFRDLVPTPGGGQQKP, encoded by the coding sequence TTGACTGACGATCTCACCAGCGCTGACGAGGCCGGGCCGGCGGCGGTTGCGCAGCGCGGCACGATCGAGACGCGGCAGATCGCGATCGACGGCCAGCTGCTTCAGGTCGCGATCCGGCACGGCGACGGCAGCGGGCCGCCATTACTGCTGTTCAACGGGATCGGCGCCAACTGGGAGCTGGCGAAGCCGTTCCTCGACGCGCTGACCGGCACGTCAGCCATCATCTTCGACGTGCCCGGCGTCGGCGGATCGCCGAGGCCGGCATGGCCGTATCGTCCGTCGACCCTGGCGCGGCTCGCCGCCGGGCTGGTTGCGGAGCTGGGCTATGCCGAGGTCGATGTCGCCGGCGTGTCCTGGGGCGGTGGCATCGCGCAGCAATTCGCGCATCAGTTTCCAAAGCGCTGCCGCCGCCTGGTACTTGCCGCGACCGCGCCCGGTTTCACCATGGTGCCGGCAAGTCCGTCGGTGCTGTGGAAGATGGCGACGCCGCGCCGCTACACCGACAAGGGCTACATGAAAACGATCGCCGCCGACATCTATGGCGGCGCGTTTCGCGACGATCCGTCATTGATCGGCCGGCATGCGGCCGCGATGCATGGCGCGCGCAGCATGGGCTATCTTTATCAACTGCTCGCGATGACCGGCTGGACCAGCCTGCCCTGGCTGTGGTCTCTGCCGCAGCCGACGCTGATCCTGATGGGCAGCGACGATCCGCTGGTCCCTCCGGTCAACGGTCAGATCATGGCGAGCCTGATCCCGAACGCCGAACTGCGCCTGATCGACGACGGACATCTGTTCATGGTGACGCGGCCAAAGGAAACCGCCGACTTGATCGAAGCGTTTCTGGCTGACGAGAGTCGTCAGGCCGTGTCGTCATCCCTGCTCGCGCGAACGACGAGCTACTTCAGGGATCTCGTTCCAACGCCCGGAGGCGGACAGCAGAAGCCTTAA
- the phaP gene encoding TIGR01841 family phasin (Members of this family are phasins (small proteins associated with inclusions such as PHA granules). Note that several different families of phasins have been named PhaP despite very little sequence similarity to each other.) produces MTDNTSYIDMLRKFGRDLGLPKLNVDELLQAQKKNLEALGQSAKVAAEGAQSVAQKQREVIEAGLREASTLAREYKPLGKIHENLALQTEFARKVFDIAVKGAQDSASTARQSTTEAVKIIQDRMKENFDEFRASVRPNKPT; encoded by the coding sequence GTGACCGACAATACCTCTTACATAGACATGCTGCGCAAGTTCGGCAGAGATCTCGGCTTGCCGAAGCTGAACGTGGACGAATTGCTGCAAGCCCAGAAGAAGAACCTCGAGGCACTCGGCCAGAGCGCGAAGGTTGCGGCCGAGGGCGCGCAATCGGTAGCGCAGAAGCAGCGCGAGGTGATCGAGGCGGGCTTGCGCGAGGCCTCGACCTTGGCGCGCGAGTACAAGCCGCTCGGCAAGATTCATGAGAACCTCGCGCTGCAAACCGAATTCGCGCGGAAGGTGTTCGACATCGCGGTCAAGGGCGCGCAGGACAGCGCGTCGACGGCGCGGCAGTCGACCACGGAAGCGGTGAAGATCATCCAGGACCGGATGAAAGAGAATTTCGACGAGTTCCGCGCCAGCGTCCGCCCGAACAAGCCAACCTGA
- a CDS encoding acyl-CoA dehydrogenase family protein: MANAQATRSAKPDYAPPPVNGDFYGIATVLNDTERALVQRVRAFTEGVVAPLIEEFWSRDEFPFAIIPDMAEIGIGGVGYQGYGAAGGSWLLNGFVAMELARVDSSVATFWGVHTGLSAGSIYLCGDESQKQRWLPAMMRFEKIGSFGLTEPLVGSATSGGMLTTCRREGDVWILNGQKKWIGNATFADINVIWAREEGSNQVKGFVVAKDNPGFSVEKIKTKMALRVVQNGLITLKDCRVPEADRLQNANSFKDTAKVLRMTRTGVAWFAVGCAMGAYEHALRYATDRQQFGRPIGGFQLVQDLLVRMLGNVTATQAMMLRLGQMQDEGVMLDEHASLAKAFCTVKCRETVGYARELLGGNGILLENHIGRFVADAEAIYSYEGTREMNTLIVGKSITGLSAFV; the protein is encoded by the coding sequence ATGGCTAACGCGCAGGCGACACGGTCAGCCAAGCCGGATTACGCGCCGCCGCCGGTCAACGGCGACTTCTACGGGATTGCCACCGTCCTCAACGACACGGAGCGCGCGCTGGTGCAGCGTGTGCGCGCATTCACCGAGGGCGTGGTCGCGCCGCTCATCGAAGAGTTCTGGAGCCGCGACGAATTTCCGTTCGCGATCATCCCTGACATGGCCGAGATCGGCATCGGCGGCGTCGGCTATCAAGGCTATGGCGCGGCCGGCGGCAGCTGGCTGCTGAACGGCTTTGTCGCGATGGAGCTGGCGCGGGTCGATTCCTCGGTCGCGACCTTCTGGGGCGTGCACACCGGGCTTTCGGCAGGCTCGATCTATCTGTGCGGCGACGAATCGCAGAAGCAGCGGTGGCTGCCTGCGATGATGCGCTTCGAGAAGATCGGCTCGTTTGGTCTCACGGAGCCGCTGGTCGGCTCGGCGACGTCGGGCGGCATGCTGACCACCTGCCGCCGCGAGGGCGACGTCTGGATTCTCAACGGCCAGAAGAAGTGGATCGGCAACGCCACTTTCGCGGACATCAACGTAATCTGGGCGCGCGAGGAAGGCTCGAACCAGGTCAAGGGCTTTGTCGTGGCCAAGGACAATCCCGGCTTCTCGGTCGAGAAGATCAAGACCAAGATGGCGCTGCGCGTGGTGCAGAACGGCCTGATCACCCTGAAGGACTGCCGCGTGCCCGAGGCGGACCGCCTGCAGAACGCCAACTCCTTCAAGGACACCGCCAAGGTGCTGCGCATGACCCGCACCGGGGTGGCGTGGTTCGCCGTCGGCTGCGCGATGGGCGCCTATGAACATGCGCTGCGTTATGCAACCGACCGGCAGCAGTTCGGCAGACCGATCGGCGGCTTTCAGCTGGTGCAGGACCTGCTGGTCCGGATGCTCGGCAACGTCACTGCGACGCAGGCGATGATGCTGCGGCTCGGACAGATGCAGGACGAAGGCGTGATGCTGGACGAGCATGCTTCGCTGGCGAAGGCGTTCTGCACCGTCAAATGCCGCGAGACCGTCGGCTATGCGCGCGAGTTGCTGGGCGGCAACGGCATCCTGCTCGAAAACCATATAGGCCGCTTCGTGGCCGATGCCGAGGCGATCTATTCCTATGAGGGCACCCGCGAGATGAACACCCTGATCGTCGGCAAGTCGATCACGGGATTGAGCGCCTTCGTCTGA
- a CDS encoding MFS transporter, with protein MRRVFRSLASFNYRVWAAGALVSNIGTWMQRAAQDWLVLTQLTQHSASAVGIVMALQFGPQLLLMPWSGFAADHFNQRKLLMATQATMGVLALVLGILTVTGLVQLWHVYVFAFLFGCAAALDAPVRQTFVAELVSDTNLSNAIALNSTSFNAARMIGPAVAGLIIASVGTGWAFLFNGASFLAVLTSLTLLRTSELRPSARAHPTKGSIMQGFHYVWSRPDLRATLIMLFLIGTFGLNFPIFISTMAVGVFHTDARGFGLLSSVMALGTMSGALLAASRDQPRFSSLMLGSAIFGLGCTLAALAPSYWLFAAALVVIGVAALTVANTSNALMQLATEPAMRGRVMALRLGVALGGTPIGAPIVGWVADHLGPRWALGVGAAAGFAAAIVALGMLSRTTAEAGQGSLPPAE; from the coding sequence ATGAGACGCGTCTTTCGATCGCTCGCAAGCTTCAACTACCGGGTCTGGGCGGCCGGCGCGCTGGTTTCCAACATCGGCACCTGGATGCAGCGCGCCGCCCAGGACTGGCTCGTCCTTACCCAGCTGACGCAGCATAGCGCATCCGCCGTCGGCATCGTGATGGCGCTACAATTCGGCCCACAACTATTGTTGATGCCGTGGAGCGGCTTTGCCGCAGATCATTTCAACCAGCGCAAGCTGCTGATGGCGACCCAGGCGACGATGGGCGTGCTCGCGCTGGTCCTCGGGATTCTCACCGTCACCGGACTGGTGCAGCTCTGGCACGTCTATGTGTTCGCCTTCCTGTTCGGCTGCGCGGCAGCGCTCGACGCGCCGGTGCGCCAGACCTTCGTGGCCGAGCTGGTCAGCGACACGAACCTGTCGAACGCGATCGCGCTGAACTCGACCTCGTTCAATGCCGCGCGCATGATCGGCCCGGCCGTCGCCGGCCTGATCATCGCCTCCGTCGGCACCGGCTGGGCCTTCCTGTTCAACGGCGCCTCGTTCCTCGCGGTGCTGACCTCGCTGACCCTGCTGCGCACCTCCGAGCTGCGCCCGAGCGCGCGCGCCCATCCCACCAAGGGCAGCATCATGCAGGGCTTCCACTATGTCTGGTCCCGCCCCGATCTCCGGGCGACGCTGATCATGCTGTTTCTGATCGGGACCTTCGGACTGAACTTTCCGATCTTCATCTCCACGATGGCGGTCGGCGTGTTCCACACCGACGCGCGCGGCTTCGGGCTGCTGTCATCGGTGATGGCGCTCGGCACGATGTCGGGCGCGCTGCTCGCCGCGAGCCGCGACCAGCCGCGGTTCTCTTCGCTGATGCTGGGCTCTGCGATCTTTGGTCTCGGCTGCACGCTCGCCGCCCTGGCGCCGAGCTATTGGCTGTTCGCCGCAGCACTCGTCGTGATCGGTGTCGCCGCGCTGACCGTCGCCAACACCTCGAACGCGCTGATGCAGCTCGCGACCGAGCCTGCGATGCGCGGACGCGTGATGGCGCTGCGGCTCGGCGTGGCGCTCGGCGGCACGCCGATCGGCGCACCGATCGTCGGCTGGGTCGCCGATCACCTCGGCCCGCGCTGGGCACTCGGGGTCGGCGCCGCCGCCGGCTTTGCCGCCGCGATCGTTGCCCTCGGCATGCTGTCGCGGACAACCGCCGAAGCCGGCCAAGGCAGCCTGCCGCCGGCGGAGTGA